In Fusarium musae strain F31 chromosome 7, whole genome shotgun sequence, a single window of DNA contains:
- a CDS encoding hypothetical protein (EggNog:ENOG41) encodes MRFSKHVLPIAILLTGVIAAAKDEESTTAVEKAKATDDKASATADDSKTADATEEASATATGKDDKKESKTDKSDTKSATKEKSAASQTTADGPTITWDPPAPKTTVPDINAGSPSPMTPGVVVLSLVLGITSLGMALL; translated from the coding sequence TCCAAGCACGTCCTCCCTATTGCCATCCTCCTCACCGGCGTCATCGCCGCCGCCAAGGACGAGGAGTCTACCACTGCCGTcgaaaaggccaaggctaCCGACGACAAGGCCTCCGCGACTGCCGACGACTCCAAGACAGCGGACGCAACAGAAGAGGCTTCTGCAACTGCTACGGGCAAGGACGATAAGAAGGAATCAAAGACCGACAAGTCCGATACCAAGTCTGCCACAAAGGAGAAGTCGGCTGCTTCTCAAACCACGGCTGATGGACCTACGATTACCTGGGACCCTCCTGCTCCCAAGACCACGGTCCCTGATATCAACGCTGGTTCTCCTTCGCCCATGACtcctggtgttgttgttctgtCGTTGGTACTCGGCATCACATCTCTCGGAATGGCCCTTCTATAA